The sequence below is a genomic window from Phycodurus eques isolate BA_2022a chromosome 6, UOR_Pequ_1.1, whole genome shotgun sequence.
aaacattttctcttattttgattcaaaataaagatcatcagtctgctttcatgcagGATTagagaaatatgaaaagattGACCAATTGAAATTCTGAGGAGctggacaattttaaattgaacAATGTCTCTGAACGAtgaattgattatcaaaatagctgtaagttaatttgataatcgattaattctTTCATTGTTGCACCTCTGAATGTAATATTCTCCACAATTGTCTTAACACTCAAACATAAATTGCCTCatgttaacaaaataaatacatggagGTAGTCAACTCTGATGACGGGACTTGACCATCTCACAAACGGTCGAGTTAATAAATATGATTGATATGAGTCAGGAAATCAGGCCACTGatgcaaacatttgagtgtTCCAAATGGTCGGAAGTGCCCAAATCCACAACAATCCAAAACGTCCGCGCAGGATGCAGAAGCTGATCAAGCCGTCGGCGGGCCGCCGATACGTGGACCTCACGGTTTCGTTTGCTGCGGAGAGAGCCGAAGAGGAAGACCTGGCCGGTCCTCCCGTCAGGTACTTCTTCAGCCGCGACGAACACGCGCCCTGACGTGGTACCGCGTCCTGTCTCCTTCATGTACGCCGTCGGAATGACCAGGAAGCCGTGCCGGGCGGCGCACGCCGCCACTTCGGCCTtggttcctgttttttttttttttttccccctctgatCCAAGCAGACGAACATGAAGGTTCCTGGGTAGCACttaactgtacatacagtgtgtTCTCTcctggtttttttcttttttttctttttactctgATGATGAAGTGGACAGCGCCCCCTGTGCTGATGCCTTAATCAAGACCCCTTTTTGTTTGTGGTACTAaagcctgtttaaaaaaaaacaagtgtttacAGAATCATGTGCACTCCATACACAGCCCCAGTTTTCTCATTCGTGACCAGTCGTTGGCGATTGCCCCATTTAAGGACGGTCAAGTTTGGTTTCGAGGTGGAGATGCCGCCGAAGATGCCCGTTATTTCCCCCCGTTCAACAAAAAGCCTTTACCCACACTTGCAAATGAAGTCATTGGGCGTTACTGTTGTTTCATCCTCCTCTCATCTATGCATACTTCGTAGTTGTAGTTGGACTTCAACGAACACATCTTCAGCAACattttctagattttttttaatttttccctCCCCCCAGGGTTTCTGTTTTTCTGGGTGTGCCAATGTTGCGTTCCTGACTCGGTGTCTGTTTTTGTCGTGAGGACGGACTATCAGGTTAAAGACGTTGGTAGTGTTGCACCTCCGTTGGAAGATTTCCGAGaaatattttgaagaaaaataacCTGGTGCTGAGTTCCACCTCCACACACCAACATGCGTTTCCTTACACgttttattgaaaaatgtcTGTTCCACATGATGATTTGCAGTCGACGTCCACaatctcaaaacaaaacacaatgagTAATGTTGATGCTATTATCAgtagttcaataaaaatgtgagTTTTCAGGCTGTTAAACCTGCTATTCTGTTTTGTCTGAAAGCACATACACTTAATGTCAAAATGAGTTAATTACATTGCTCAGTGTCATGAATACAGGTGTGAAGACACTATTCGAtagtttaaaacaattttaagtaGCCAGTGTACACATGTGTTCATGCAGTTCATTTGCCTTTTAAAAATGCTATTTCATTCTTTATGCTGCAATTCAAAATATTGTAGTTAAATATGGCAATCTACACATAACAGTCCATTAAATATCCAAGTCCTGCAAATTCCCCCAGCTGGGTCCCGCTTTTACTTTGGCTTTTAGCTTCACATAAAGTTTAACTGCTGACTCCATCTCCCTCTTCACTATCTGAGCCACCTGGCAGGAAACACAAACAGGACATGGTTTTGGCAAAACACAATCGTTCCCTTGCCAGCCACATCATCTGGGTGCTACATAGCTCTTGTGCATGATACTATTAATGCAAATGTATCCATACCACTCGAACGGAGCATATCTTGGTGAAGGCGGAATGTTTGATACCCGCACTTGTACtatgaggggcagtcaaaaagtaaggAGCCCAATTTAACCTACTactaatagatttttttttttttttcagaaatatgcacatccatccatccatccattttctgagccgcttctcctcagtagggtcgcgggcgtgctggagcctatcccagctgtcgtcgggcaggcggcggggtacgccccgaacgggttgccagccaatcgcagggcacatacaaacagacaaccattcgcactcacagtcacacctacgggcaatttagagtctccaatttatgcatgtttttgggatgtgggaggaaaccggagtgcccggagaaaaggcaggcacggggagaacacgcaaactccacacaggcggggccggggattgaacccgggtcctcggaactgcgaggctgacgctctaaccggtcggccgccGAAATATGCACAGTTCgtagttaaaaaaaaccaaaacgtttgttttcaaaaagccTACCCTCTTCCTGTCTTGAAACAAGTATTCAAACTATAAACCGTGAacatttcagattttcttttctccaATTATTAGCAGCAGTGTGACTTTTTAACCGTCCCTCGCAGATCTCGTTCGATCGCGCAGCTGCACCTAACGTTGTGGCCAGCGAGTGTACATGATGCCGTCGACGCCATCGCTGTCCTACCTGTATGAGGTTCTCCTCAGCAGTTTCGTAGAAGAGTTCATCGTGGAGCTGCAGGACAAAGTAGGCTCCTCTCAAGTGTGCGCCTCTCCGAGGGTGCCCGTCTGTACGGCGGACAGTTGGACATCACACAGACGTGACGTGCGGCCCTGCCCGCGAGCGCGTGCGCGTtacctgcgtgtgtgtgctggtGAGAGAGCGGCGCTTTCGGGTACGCTTTTCTCAGTCGCCTGTGGATGTTGACGGTGGCGCGTTTGACGATGTCTGCCGCAGAGCCCTGGACGGTTGTGTTGACCGCCTGACGCTCCGCCTGGACAAGACAAATTATTGGGCTGTAAATTCATCATTATATCTTTCTACATTACTGTCAATCGTATCCATCTCCATGTTAAGTCCATATATTTCAatactcatacattatatagatgCAACTTTtggttaaaaacacatttaaaatcattttcattctttCCTGATTGTTTTTGATGGAATAgtctagtttctagagatggtgaatttggagtttttgtttgctgtaagctataatcatcaaaatgatacatatttaaaagaatcgtgaaatatttcactgagtgtgtgtgtgtgtgtagtgcatctctgTAAATAGGAGTTTCCTTTTTGAAGTGAACTACCAGTACCTAACTAAATTAACCTTTTgacattctaatttattgagatgtacctggaGCTAGCTAACTCGCAAGACGGTTAGAAGGGCTTCATCACATGAATGAGGATTTTCAcacccattttttttcaacGTGACTCGAATGCATACCTTTGCTTTGACGTGCGGGTTTGTGTCGGTGATGCCACGAAGGTATCTGCGACGCCCCATCAGCGTCTGAACGTAACCGTCCTTGATGCACTTCTTCACCGTTTCTCGGAGGAAACAGTTGATCCCTACAAACACACGCGACAGTCTCGTGAGATCCAATACGAGATTGACAAATTCTGCCTGTACAAAGAGAACAGTGCtcatttttgattgacaatgCCGAGCGGTGCTCGTTTTGCAATATGTTTCTTAGTGTggttgcatcatactgagaattttctgtttttctaGGTTACCCCATTCAGCTACATgaagacaaaatattagaaacacgaCACAGTATACCCGTGCAATACAAACCACAATACTTGGCAAATAGATATCAGCGCTTATCTTgaatttttggaagaaaaaaaacctaatctCAAAAAACTCATGCCAGGTTATTTGGATCTCAAGTCAGCAGAGTACATTGTTTGcagaaaaggcaaaaaaatcaCCAGACCAATGTAGTGAAATTGTGTAATTTCccgcagcacacctgatgaccTCTCATGTCGTGTAAGGAGACCAAGCGGTTCCTACCTTTGTATCTGGCCTTGAAAGTCTGAATATAGCGGGCCGCGTCGTTCTCCTCCACGCCCATCTGCTCCCCTAAAGACTTGGCTCCCATCCCGTAAATGATGCCGTAGCAAATCTGGAAAAGCAGATCAAACAGACTTGACGGCTAAGTGACTTTGAGCGTCCGCGTTGTCACACGTGAGCCTCGGCGGACCTGTTTGGCCTGCTGTCGGAGGTCGTCGTCGACCGCGTCCGGGTCGACGCGTTTCCATTCGGCGGCGATGGAGCGAAAGACGTCGGCGCCCCCGTTCAGCACCTGGCACGcacattcatttatatttttatgatatttCTCTCACGTTGACACTGTGCGTCGGTCGGGACCTTCAGCAGACGTTGATCTTTGGACAGGTGAGCCAGCACCCTCAACTCCAGCTGGGAGTAATCGACCGCCAATATCATCCCGCCTGCAGCAAGACGAGGGAGACGCGGGAACAAATGTGAGGGATGGGAAAATCGCAGGCGGAGACACCGAAGCGCATCCGGCACCTGAGAAGGGTACGAAGGCGTGTCTCAGGCTGACGCAGAAAGACGGCCCCGGATTGGCAGCCTCGCTCACGGGAACCGCCGGGGCCACAGAGCGCCTCTTCTTTCTGCAACATCAAAACGCTAAATGTACTCACAAAGCACGTACCACGGTATAATACAAGCATCGTTGTTTTGCTGACGACTGCaaatatgtctttttttaatcttgctTGAtggtattttattattcaatttGTATTTCGCAGTCTTGAGACTCACTGGGCTAATCTGGGACCTCGGGTATCGAATTTGGTGCCAAATCGACGTGTTAACGGCTGACAATCCAATTCCTCGACTCCTTGAATGAGCGCAACGTTGACGTACCCGTGTTTGCTCTCGTAGTGGCCGTCTTGTGAAGGCGGGCTCTCTCCCGCCGCCGCGGGCATGTAAATGTCAAAGTCTTTGGGCACATTCTGAATGTTGGGCTCGGTGAAGCTCACTCGGCCTAAATCCAAACACAAACGAAGTCCACGAGCGTCTCAACGCAGTGGCGTAAATGCGATGCGTGTACCTGTAGCTGTGTGCGTCTGAGCTATAGGATAGATTCTATGCATGGCCAATGTGGCGTGGTACTTCTTTTCCGTCTGCAGCGGGAACACCACTTTAGTCAAAGCGTTGGTGACCTTCCTCCACTCCAGTATCACAGCCGGGAGCGGATGCAGAGGACGGAGCTTCTCCAGAACGTCCTGACGACAGCATTTTAGTGTAAAGGGCCTATTtgacaccttttttttgtgtgcgtagAAATAAGCGGCTCACCTTAGTTGTGCTGAACTGCTTCCCGAGCCGAACTCTGCCTCCGCCTCTGCGGGTGTACCCGAGGGTCTTCTTGCTTTTTGATGCTCCCACGTCACCGTTTGGAGGCAGATGGAGCTCGAAGAACAAAACCTGCAAAAGGGTTTTGCGCACCGCTGACACAAACTTTTGTCGTTCACATGATGTACTCCCTCAAGTCTCCTCTACACAAACCGATGACAACCTCGAACGCCAGCAGTAGAGCGCCGACGTAGAAGACCCATCCCATTTCTCTGAGGTGAAACGCGGGTATGCGGGGGTCAACAACTTCCTTGGCAGGGGTGACAAAATATCTGACCTGCGCTACGTCGTCGATGCAGGTGAGTGAGAAGCTGTGCCCCGCCAGCCCGTACGCTTGAGATTCCAGCGCCGCCAGTTTGGCTCGCATCACGTGCTTCTGTCTCTCACACTCGTCTAGACTGAAGCCCACGCCGTTGAGTTCCAGCAGCGCCAGACACACCTGCGAGGGCATCTCCACGCTCCTGAAGGAATCTGCGCAGGCCGCGACAAGACACCAAACGTCACAGTCGCTCATCGTCACGCTTCGTACGTCTTTCGAATCCTACCGAGCATGCCGTCTTCGTCTAGTCGAGTTGTGAGATGGTTCATGACGGCGCGTACGAGCACGCTCGTGGTCGCCGCCCTCACGCGAGGACAGTGGGCGTGTGCGTTCCCGAGGCCGTCCAACAGAGGGAGATCTTCCGGACAGTAGGCGGTGATCATGTTGGCCAGAGTCCTCTCCTCGGCGCCGGGGTCCATCAGCCAGCACGCCACCTCGGGGACATTAAGGAAGACGGCAAATAGTTCGCTAGAGATTCCGATGACGGGCAGCAACAATTGAAATCGATGCCGAATGCCTCAGGGGCACGTCATTTCTCACAGCCAATCAGCCAAGGAAGTTCGTGATCATCAGGAAAATGATAATAACGATAGAGCGGGGGAGGGAGGAACAACGCTGAAGCTATCTGAGCCCGCTGCGGCTTTGTGCGAATGACGCCGTGTCGGAGTCCACTTACCTTGGGGTCTTCGCAGTTTCCCTCCAAGCTGATGCCGCAGCTTAGTAGCAGCTTCTTGTACACCCGGATGATGTCATACGCGACGACCGTGCCAGCTGACGGCCCGCTGAGACGGGCCTTCACGTGCTCCAGCCTCTCGCCCACCGGCAAAGCCTCGTCCAGGTCCGGAGGGGCGAGACTTAAACTCAAACCTGAGAAGCAAGCAAAACTGGACGAACTCATTCCTGTATTAATAAATGGACATTGTTTTTCCGTTTTGGGGAACATTTccccattttccatttttttttttccaacctctACAAGTTCACCACCATACCACTTAGCTTAGCTTGGACCATTTCAAGCTATTCATTGGACTTGAAGTACTTGACTTTGAATTATTGGGCGTGTTCTAAAGGTTTTTGACTGGTCAAAAGGCAAAGTTTGCAAACGAGTGAAAGCAACACAACCCGCAAGTGCCACACAGTTATGGGAACTTCCACAACAGAGTTTTCGgaagaatatttgatttccattttGGAGATAATGCCACAAGTGTGTTGAGCCGTTCTGTCTGCCCGAGGTGGCGGCTTGAAtgagtcaaatgttttctttgggAATTGATTCCGTGACTCCTTTTGGAACTTGAACAGTTTATTTGTTCAGTGCTTTCATTCCAGAGTGAAATGAGAAACTGAACTGCATACGTTTCATtcaaaaatggacattttgacATTTAGCGTAGATACAGTACATACGCGTGCGCGCGCGAGTACCTTTGTTCTGCTTTTGCTGAAAGGAAATGTAGAAAGCATCTCTCGCTCCCCAGCAGACAGCCAGCCCGATCAGCAGCAGTCCGTCGCCGCCTCTTACGGGAAAACCATCGGCCCGGCGGAGCTTCTGGTGTGCTGCTCACACAAATGGCATCCGCACTGTAGCCTGACGGAACACACACTCATCGCATTCTCACGCAACTGCACGGATTACCCGGCTCCTGTTCCCCTCCTGGCTCGTGCTGGTGTTCGAGCGTTTCACAGGCCAAAGCCAGAGAGTAGCGCTCTCTCGTTTGCCACTCCTTGACGAACGTCCGGAAGAGGCGCTTGTCGCTCGAAACGTCGATGATGGAGAACGCGCTCGAGTTGCTGGAGGAGAGCGACGCATCCTGGGAGAGCTGAAGAGAGAAGCCCTCGTACGAGTCCGGCGACGCGCTGCGGCGGGGAGCGGAGTGCGGCGGGGTGCGGTCGGGAGAAGCGCTTCGCTTCTGGTCTCCGGGAGGCTGGCGTGGGCAAGCGGACGTTACATCGGTGTGCTGCTTTGATTCGTGCGTCACCTTTTTAGAGTTACAAAAAGCGCCTGGCAGCATAGTCGTGGGGCATTTCGCAGGtttcccaggcaggacgcccgAGGGCGCGGACCGACTGAGCGGCGAGCGGACGGACGTTGTGGTGAGTTTGATTCTGTGCGTCACAGGTGCGGTCTCCTGAGTGGGGGGTACCGAGTCTGCGGCAGAGCCCGGCCTCTGTGTTCCGCGCTCTCTTGCCTCTCTCGGTGGTTGTGGCTGAACAGAATTGACAGGCTTTCTCCTCTGCTGCATGGACGGAGGAGACTTTTTCGGAGCCTGTCGATGGTTTGAAGGCGGGGTTTGCTCATTGTTGTCCACGTGGCCCAATGCACCGTTTTGCACAGGCTGATCAGACATGCTAGGCCAGCAATCGAAGATTTCCTGCAGACCAGGGCTGCAATAAAAGCCGCTCTGAGGCGCAGCATCGGCGTGCCGTTGTTTGGAAACGACGCCGTGTGACGGTACGTAGGGGAGCTCACCTTCCCGTTCCTTCTCGTTCCGTCCCTCACTCAGCCTTCCTGGGCTCTCTGGGGGAAGCGGAGATCGTGGCGAGGTTAGCGGCTCCTCGGGAAGAACGAGGCCTCGCAGTTGACCGGCCTCCCGCCGCTCCAGAAAATGCTCGCCCACCAGCAAAGAGTCGCCCCACTCTGACAGGTTGAACAAAGACTCGCCCCACTGGACGGCTTCGTGCTTCTCCGCCTCCCGGTTGACGAGGAGCTCGCTGCGCCGTTTCTCCCGGGGCGACGGGAGGGGGCGGCCGCCTCTCGCCTCTCGCTCCTCGTAGGCTGACCCGTCCGAGTCCGTTCCGTGCGGGCTCACCGAGTTCTCGTACAGGCTGTCGAACAAGAAGCTGCCGCTTCTGTTGGGATCGTCCGcaacagcggcggcggcggccgcttTACGGTCGCCGTCATCCACGTGACGGTCGGCATCGACGGCGGAATTCTGCGGAAACATCAGACCACCCCAAATCTATCATTAATAACCATTTTATTTCTCCTGAGAGCATGCAAGCGTTACGCTTCTACGATGTCACTCAGGATTTCCTGTTCGAAAGCGTATTAGCGAAGTGAACCCAAGGAGCAATGTTGTGCTGATCGTCACTCACCTGATGACTGCTGTCAAGGATGAGCTCCATCTGGCTGTCTGTCAGAGAAATATTGAACACGGGGCATTTGTCGTTCGGAACGTCATGTCCGCCACGTCGTCCGTCTCGGTCACCCTGCCCCGCGGTAGCTTCTACGATCGCTTCATCTTGTATACGACCTCCGTCATTGAAATCTCGCTGACGTCTATCAAGTCCGTCGCCGGGGTCGAATCCTGGCTGGACAATTATCCGTTCCGTCTGCGTGTCCAATTCAAAACTGTCACCGAACGTCTCCTCTCCGCGTTTGGCCTCCGGCTGCGCTTCTTCCTTTCGATCCTCTCCCGTGTAGAGCTCTGGAGAGGAAAACACGTCCACCTCTGGAGCCTCCACCCTTCTTCGCTCGGTCTCGGGCGAGAATAGCGCGCAGTCGCACGTGTCGACTTGTTTGTGCGGCGGAGGGGCGGTTAGAGTTTCTCGAGCAAGGCCGGGAGCGACCTCGGCGCCGTGTGAAGTCAGCCCGGTCGAGTCTCGTGGCCGTTTGTCACTTTGTATGGACCGAAGGACTTTGTTTAGGATCCTCGAACGCTTGAGTTTCCCCGGCTGTCCGGGCGATACGCCAAGCCTCGGAGCATCATCGATGTCTGATGTCTCGGCGCAAACACCCGGGAGTTCTTCTAACCCGGAACTCGGCGCTCTCGACCGAGGAAGAGACATTAAGGGGAGATCCGGTTCCGGAGGTTGTTGGACTTGAAGCATCGGGCTGGTCACAATCTCAGCCAATTCTTGTGTCACACTTCTTAGGGGACCATTGGGCTGTCTGCATGAAACCTGACTTGTGACTCCTTCCTGCACTAAAACGTTCACCTCCTGGCTTCCGGGCTCTCTCTTTTCCAGCTTATCTTCACTTTGTCTTTCACCCGCTTTGGACTCCTTCCTCTGTTTATTCTTCTCTTC
It includes:
- the polq gene encoding DNA polymerase theta isoform X2 encodes the protein MSAPGLPLKRKCYMGQHKIKKKKCDEPTDSETLPRTTHYLADADADAGTTGVALGEWSLEEDARRVHPASAQKKAHGIQETRRTARRGAECRDLAQRLLFSNDDDDDSASAVISKEAIREQKAETATSRQKFSCDEEENGDGNANAGACHDVSGDYILFGGTRTSPQHHSASVPTVPSGSEPFTLSDSLRQPGSALCAPDDAQSDKLLLSSWGLPAPVLARYRQLGLTRMFDWQAQCLGLGRVLQGGNLVYSAPTSAGKTLVSELLMLKRVLETKRKALLILPFVSLAKEKMHHLQSVFEEAGARVDGFMGSASAAGGFAAVDVAVCTIEKANSLVNRLIEEGNMALLGMVVVDELHMVGDSARGYLLELLLTKIRYVEQKRNTAGSLSEGVQIVGISATLPNLSLLANWLGAELYQTDFRPVPLQEHLKVGCSIYDKSLSVVRQFTPALPIKGDDEHVVGLCYETVREGHSVLLFCPSKNWCEKLADSIAREFYNLRHTEREGDSEPQAVCSDQEGRVDVIAQLSRTPAGLDPVLQRAVPWGVAFHHAGLTFDERDVLEGAFRQGTVRVLCATSTLSSGVNLPARRVIVRTPTFNGHLLDPLTYKQMAGRAGRKGVDTAGESVLVCKEAERQKGISLLTGELRPIGSCLVRREGEGVTAGMLRAILEIIAGGVAGTPQDVRSYASCSLLAAGAKWDSKGESTEERNEGAIEACVEWLMDNEFIRVQKDGQEAQYCPTQLGAATLSSSLSPPEALGIFADLQRATKAFVLENDLHLLYLITPLYAEWTTVDWYQFFYLWGQLPSSMKRVAELVGVQEGFLARSVGGEPVAKTERQRRQMAIHKRFFATLVLQDLVKEVPLGAVASKYQCNRGQLQSLQQSAATYAGMVTVFCGRLGWGNMELLLSQYQTRLSFGVRRELVDLVRVSLLTATRARALYERGLRTVAELARATVADVEKALRNAVPFKSCKRAVDESEGEAAERRKLRCVWASGGRALTEQEAAVAVVSEAKLLLRGDLARLGIRWDPAALPSGARAVPTNGGDKGQREGNAVQKNKADDDDTISQKDKGEPGGDDGKCKPKMIDSETKLKELSKKDLRTSEKAGREVTRHGLNEEKNKQRKESKAGERQSEDKLEKREPGSQEVNVLVQEGVTSQVSCRQPNGPLRSVTQELAEIVTSPMLQVQQPPEPDLPLMSLPRSRAPSSGLEELPGVCAETSDIDDAPRLGVSPGQPGKLKRSRILNKVLRSIQSDKRPRDSTGLTSHGAEVAPGLARETLTAPPPHKQVDTCDCALFSPETERRRVEAPEVDVFSSPELYTGEDRKEEAQPEAKRGEETFGDSFELDTQTERIIVQPGFDPGDGLDRRQRDFNDGGRIQDEAIVEATAGQGDRDGRRGGHDVPNDKCPVFNISLTDSQMELILDSSHQNSAVDADRHVDDGDRKAAAAAAVADDPNRSGSFLFDSLYENSVSPHGTDSDGSAYEEREARGGRPLPSPREKRRSELLVNREAEKHEAVQWGESLFNLSEWGDSLLVGEHFLERREAGQLRGLVLPEEPLTSPRSPLPPESPGRLSEGRNEKEREGELPYVPSHGVVSKQRHADAAPQSGFYCSPGLQEIFDCWPSMSDQPVQNGALGHVDNNEQTPPSNHRQAPKKSPPSMQQRRKPVNSVQPQPPREARERGTQRPGSAADSVPPTQETAPVTHRIKLTTTSVRSPLSRSAPSGVLPGKPAKCPTTMLPGAFCNSKKVTHESKQHTDVTSACPRQPPGDQKRSASPDRTPPHSAPRRSASPDSYEGFSLQLSQDASLSSSNSSAFSIIDVSSDKRLFRTFVKEWQTRERYSLALACETLEHQHEPGGEQEPAHQKLRRADGFPVRGGDGLLLIGLAVCWGARDAFYISFQQKQNKGLSLSLAPPDLDEALPVGERLEHVKARLSGPSAGTVVAYDIIRVYKKLLLSCGISLEGNCEDPKVACWLMDPGAEERTLANMITAYCPEDLPLLDGLGNAHAHCPRVRAATTSVLVRAVMNHLTTRLDEDGMLDSFRSVEMPSQVCLALLELNGVGFSLDECERQKHVMRAKLAALESQAYGLAGHSFSLTCIDDVAQVLFFELHLPPNGDVGASKSKKTLGYTRRGGGRVRLGKQFSTTKDVLEKLRPLHPLPAVILEWRKVTNALTKVVFPLQTEKKYHATLAMHRIYPIAQTHTATGRVSFTEPNIQNVPKDFDIYMPAAAGESPPSQDGHYESKHGKKRRSVAPAVPVSEAANPGPSFCVSLRHAFVPFSGGMILAVDYSQLELRVLAHLSKDQRLLKVLNGGADVFRSIAAEWKRVDPDAVDDDLRQQAKQICYGIIYGMGAKSLGEQMGVEENDAARYIQTFKARYKGINCFLRETVKKCIKDGYVQTLMGRRRYLRGITDTNPHVKAKAERQAVNTTVQGSAADIVKRATVNIHRRLRKAYPKAPLSHQHTHADGHPRRGAHLRGAYFVLQLHDELFYETAEENLIQVAQIVKREMESAVKLYVKLKAKVKAGPSWGNLQDLDI
- the polq gene encoding DNA polymerase theta isoform X4 is translated as MSAPGLPLKRKCYMGQHKIKKKKCDEPTDSETLPRTTHYLADADADAGTTGVALGEWSLEEDARRVHPASAQKKAHGIQETRRTARRGAECRDLAQRLLFSNDDDDDSASAVISKEAIREQKAETATSRQKFSCDEEENGDGNANAGSALCAPDDAQSDKLLLSSWGLPAPVLARYRQLGLTRMFDWQAQCLGLGRVLQGGNLVYSAPTSAGKTLVSELLMLKRVLETKRKALLILPFVSLAKEKMHHLQSVFEEAGARVDGFMGSASAAGGFAAVDVAVCTIEKANSLVNRLIEEGNMALLGMVVVDELHMVGDSARGYLLELLLTKIRYVEQKRNTAGSLSEGVQIVGISATLPNLSLLANWLGAELYQTDFRPVPLQEHLKVGCSIYDKSLSVVRQFTPALPIKGDDEHVVGLCYETVREGHSVLLFCPSKNWCEKLADSIAREFYNLRHTEREGDSEPQAVCSDQEGRVDVIAQLSRTPAGLDPVLQRAVPWGVAFHHAGLTFDERDVLEGAFRQGTVRVLCATSTLSSGVNLPARRVIVRTPTFNGHLLDPLTYKQMAGRAGRKGVDTAGESVLVCKEAERQKGISLLTGELRPIGSCLVRREGEGVTAGMLRAILEIIAGGVAGTPQDVRSYASCSLLAAGAKWDSKGESTEERNEGAIEACVEWLMDNEFIRVQKDGQEAQYCPTQLGAATLSSSLSPPEALGIFADLQRATKAFVLENDLHLLYLITPLYAEWTTVDWYQFFYLWGQLPSSMKRVAELVGVQEGFLARSVGGEPVAKTERQRRQMAIHKRFFATLVLQDLVKEVPLGAVASKYQCNRGQLQSLQQSAATYAGMVTVFCGRLGWGNMELLLSQYQTRLSFGVRRELVDLVRVSLLTATRARALYERGLRTVAELARATVADVEKALRNAVPFKSCKRAVDESEGEAAERRKLRCVWASGGRALTEQEAAVAVVSEAKLLLRGDLARLGIRWDPAALPSGARAVPTNGGDKGQREGNAVQKNKADDDDTISQKDKGEPGGDDGKCKPKMIDSETKLKELSKKDLRTSEKAGREVTRHGLNEEKNKQRKESKAGERQSEDKLEKREPGSQEVNVLVQEGVTSQVSCRQPNGPLRSVTQELAEIVTSPMLQVQQPPEPDLPLMSLPRSRAPSSGLEELPGVCAETSDIDDAPRLGVSPGQPGKLKRSRILNKVLRSIQSDKRPRDSTGLTSHGAEVAPGLARETLTAPPPHKQVDTCDCALFSPETERRRVEAPEVDVFSSPELYTGEDRKEEAQPEAKRGEETFGDSFELDTQTERIIVQPGFDPGDGLDRRQRDFNDGGRIQDEAIVEATAGQGDRDGRRGGHDVPNDKCPVFNISLTDSQMELILDSSHQNSAVDADRHVDDGDRKAAAAAAVADDPNRSGSFLFDSLYENSVSPHGTDSDGSAYEEREARGGRPLPSPREKRRSELLVNREAEKHEAVQWGESLFNLSEWGDSLLVGEHFLERREAGQLRGLVLPEEPLTSPRSPLPPESPGRLSEGRNEKEREGELPYVPSHGVVSKQRHADAAPQSGFYCSPGLQEIFDCWPSMSDQPVQNGALGHVDNNEQTPPSNHRQAPKKSPPSMQQRRKPVNSVQPQPPREARERGTQRPGSAADSVPPTQETAPVTHRIKLTTTSVRSPLSRSAPSGVLPGKPAKCPTTMLPGAFCNSKKVTHESKQHTDVTSACPRQPPGDQKRSASPDRTPPHSAPRRSASPDSYEGFSLQLSQDASLSSSNSSAFSIIDVSSDKRLFRTFVKEWQTRERYSLALACETLEHQHEPGGEQEPAHQKLRRADGFPVRGGDGLLLIGLAVCWGARDAFYISFQQKQNKGLSLSLAPPDLDEALPVGERLEHVKARLSGPSAGTVVAYDIIRVYKKLLLSCGISLEGNCEDPKVACWLMDPGAEERTLANMITAYCPEDLPLLDGLGNAHAHCPRVRAATTSVLVRAVMNHLTTRLDEDGMLDSFRSVEMPSQVCLALLELNGVGFSLDECERQKHVMRAKLAALESQAYGLAGHSFSLTCIDDVAQVLFFELHLPPNGDVGASKSKKTLGYTRRGGGRVRLGKQFSTTKDVLEKLRPLHPLPAVILEWRKVTNALTKVVFPLQTEKKYHATLAMHRIYPIAQTHTATGRVSFTEPNIQNVPKDFDIYMPAAAGESPPSQDGHYESKHGKKRRSVAPAVPVSEAANPGPSFCVSLRHAFVPFSGGMILAVDYSQLELRVLAHLSKDQRLLKVLNGGADVFRSIAAEWKRVDPDAVDDDLRQQAKQICYGIIYGMGAKSLGEQMGVEENDAARYIQTFKARYKGINCFLRETVKKCIKDGYVQTLMGRRRYLRGITDTNPHVKAKAERQAVNTTVQGSAADIVKRATVNIHRRLRKAYPKAPLSHQHTHADGHPRRGAHLRGAYFVLQLHDELFYETAEENLIQVGQRWRRRHHVHSLATTLGAAARSNEICEGRLKSHTAANNWRKENLKCSRFIV